In Hwangdonia lutea, a single window of DNA contains:
- a CDS encoding PKD domain-containing protein, whose amino-acid sequence MATTKLDKDIKDPAYRRFVPDQVLTASQLNDVIDHFECQDRFTRICLNGVGIACGLEITYKKNQSIKVSKGCAVTTDGDLVPFPGATFTHAKTFVDVEAKYGHFNGVNLIELFTEATEENNTKPLNTITNLEDMVVVLYLEYFCKAETPCTSTDCDTQGEGQTAKVRLLLIEKENAKRISNKDNDPIFDTHNNTKKIVDLPEVHLKKVILKNTYLTRNRVQVISQDSNTASYFRLKDSYRKAMQDTAVIANLKSGIDKLFTDFKVLLDTDSVGAKASTINAKITSLFKLSSRNLPLDIQYRYDLLKDLIDTYNEIKCLLFDLRVVCCPEISSFPKHVLLGELEPVEAFFQCRHKFYPSPIIPHGKEKFEKIRTLILRMHFMLSEYNVPSSSSEIKVTPSKKASNALGKRALPYYYKTSLNLIKNWDYDKTKKYKSDENLGYQSANLSENDAIQNPLDYDLDDHDFYRIEGHLGKDYRDAIKDLDAIKTEKGLAFEIKVLSIDETIESIDPNDYECEFEDINAVLKAWRAEQNCLNAGVSKFFSGFSIKQQGEHKFYKLSKRGRSTIRESASSDTTETASTGRSVTGTISDISTASVNQPFSESTKKFLTSNTAFTGFGAIDIKAILGSFKTLPGLKFYNLDTVVLDNLEKDEDVLGSIVDKAMREKPEGSAEDIVNLVKTRIDEDEAIATWDKDIKEVNLYHTAEILASTKIASRFIPNDITEIDPDRVDKYNKTIKDLCARVERFKKNMTALLYKPETTYRRFGHEQQYALLLNQLSVNCCSAAKMKSLLAEIEIRKKKILEQKLLSKFVEKHTGLEHKAGVKPGGTFVMVYKGGIPKRRPVFPINPVFDNVLKDAVINPKIDDIRNPITNISPIRNFGNPMIKANLTRNIDLGSVNPRISDNLNLGNLINPNILDALKDRFILPLISNISENTVVADFALPYICCSDCSPVAFIVPKTPISLRLPLDFVCLGEETEKIAFEVSPSDGVVTADVATGLNGGVVQEDGKFMFDANAVSESLHGTEIKFKVNDQFTDARITVFKKPDFDFTASEPTFFKDNTIARVTFTLKDEKLPNDVIFEWDFGDDSLPDNSNEENPKHVYQLNLGEDGSQTFKVALTVTNGRCSHTVEHDVTIAPVIFELNIPNEICLTGGENGDTAIPFEIKPEDATVKLAKPVERVTIKENNLILQAGFKAFNTPIRFTVNGQAVSSECVVRISPQVRIILPPREKLVINAASDRIDVPFRIHNLNEFSENTQTYSWDFGDGGKSTLKNPRHVYRAPRNAENGQVLSFDVSLNISSKACGTKTFKTKVNIRVQRLI is encoded by the coding sequence ATGGCAACAACAAAATTAGATAAAGACATAAAAGACCCAGCATATAGAAGATTTGTACCCGACCAAGTGCTTACGGCATCGCAGCTTAACGACGTCATCGATCATTTTGAATGTCAGGACCGTTTTACGCGTATTTGCCTTAACGGCGTTGGTATTGCCTGCGGATTGGAAATCACTTATAAAAAAAACCAATCGATAAAAGTTAGCAAAGGTTGTGCGGTAACCACCGATGGCGATTTGGTGCCTTTTCCCGGGGCAACCTTTACCCATGCTAAAACCTTTGTTGATGTCGAGGCTAAATATGGCCATTTTAATGGCGTTAATTTAATAGAGTTGTTTACCGAAGCCACAGAGGAAAATAATACGAAACCTTTAAACACTATAACTAATTTAGAGGATATGGTAGTTGTGTTGTATTTGGAGTATTTCTGCAAAGCCGAAACCCCATGTACATCAACCGATTGCGATACACAAGGCGAAGGGCAAACCGCAAAAGTAAGGCTGCTTTTAATTGAAAAAGAAAACGCCAAACGCATTAGTAACAAAGACAACGACCCCATTTTTGATACGCATAACAACACCAAAAAAATCGTTGATTTGCCCGAAGTGCATCTTAAAAAAGTGATTTTAAAAAATACGTATTTAACACGAAATCGGGTGCAGGTTATATCGCAAGATTCCAATACGGCCAGTTATTTCAGGCTAAAGGACAGCTACCGAAAAGCCATGCAAGACACTGCAGTTATTGCCAATCTTAAAAGCGGCATCGATAAACTGTTTACCGATTTTAAGGTGCTGTTGGATACCGATTCGGTGGGTGCCAAAGCCAGTACCATCAACGCAAAAATAACGTCGCTTTTTAAATTATCGTCCAGAAATCTGCCTTTGGATATTCAATATCGCTATGATTTGCTCAAGGATTTAATTGATACTTACAACGAAATAAAATGCCTTTTGTTTGATTTAAGAGTGGTTTGTTGCCCGGAAATCAGTTCGTTTCCAAAGCATGTTTTGTTGGGCGAATTGGAGCCGGTTGAAGCATTTTTTCAATGCCGGCACAAATTTTATCCGTCGCCAATAATTCCACATGGCAAGGAGAAATTCGAAAAAATAAGAACCCTGATTTTAAGGATGCATTTTATGCTGAGTGAATATAACGTCCCAAGTTCTTCTTCGGAAATAAAAGTAACACCTTCAAAAAAAGCATCGAACGCACTCGGTAAAAGAGCGCTTCCGTACTACTACAAAACATCATTGAATCTCATTAAAAACTGGGATTATGATAAAACCAAAAAGTATAAGTCTGATGAAAATTTAGGCTATCAATCAGCTAATTTGTCAGAAAATGATGCCATTCAAAACCCTTTGGACTACGATCTCGACGACCACGATTTTTATAGGATTGAAGGGCATTTGGGTAAAGATTACCGTGATGCCATAAAAGATTTGGATGCCATAAAAACCGAAAAAGGATTGGCCTTTGAAATAAAAGTGTTAAGCATCGACGAAACTATTGAAAGCATCGACCCCAATGATTACGAGTGCGAATTTGAAGATATTAATGCTGTGTTAAAAGCGTGGCGCGCAGAGCAAAACTGCTTAAACGCGGGCGTATCAAAATTCTTTTCGGGTTTTAGTATAAAGCAACAAGGCGAACATAAATTTTATAAATTGTCTAAACGCGGACGCTCAACTATAAGGGAATCGGCATCGAGCGACACGACTGAAACAGCATCGACTGGGCGTTCTGTAACTGGGACTATTTCCGATATTTCAACCGCATCCGTCAACCAACCTTTTTCAGAATCAACAAAGAAATTCTTGACTTCCAATACGGCATTTACCGGATTTGGAGCTATAGATATCAAAGCTATTTTAGGCAGTTTTAAAACCCTGCCCGGATTGAAATTTTACAATTTAGATACTGTGGTTTTAGATAATCTGGAAAAAGACGAGGATGTTTTAGGGAGTATTGTTGATAAGGCGATGCGCGAAAAACCAGAAGGTTCGGCAGAGGATATTGTAAACTTAGTTAAAACTAGAATCGATGAAGACGAAGCCATCGCCACTTGGGACAAAGACATTAAAGAAGTGAATTTGTACCATACCGCAGAAATATTGGCTTCTACTAAAATAGCATCGCGGTTTATCCCAAACGACATTACTGAAATCGATCCCGACCGAGTCGATAAATACAACAAAACCATCAAAGATCTTTGCGCACGCGTTGAGCGATTCAAAAAAAATATGACCGCGCTATTGTATAAGCCCGAAACCACATACAGAAGATTTGGGCACGAACAGCAGTACGCATTGCTGCTCAACCAATTGTCGGTTAACTGCTGTTCGGCTGCAAAAATGAAATCACTTTTGGCCGAAATTGAAATCCGCAAAAAGAAAATTTTAGAGCAAAAACTCCTCTCAAAATTTGTTGAAAAACATACGGGATTAGAGCACAAAGCTGGGGTAAAACCGGGAGGGACTTTTGTTATGGTTTACAAAGGTGGTATACCAAAAAGAAGACCTGTTTTTCCCATTAACCCTGTGTTTGACAATGTGCTTAAAGATGCCGTAATCAATCCTAAAATCGATGATATTAGAAACCCCATAACAAATATATCGCCCATAAGAAATTTTGGGAATCCTATGATTAAAGCAAATCTGACTAGGAATATCGATTTGGGAAGCGTCAATCCACGAATTAGCGATAACCTTAATTTGGGCAATCTTATAAACCCGAATATTTTGGATGCATTGAAGGATCGATTTATTTTACCGCTCATTTCCAACATTTCTGAAAACACGGTTGTGGCAGATTTTGCCTTGCCGTACATCTGTTGTTCAGATTGTTCGCCGGTGGCTTTCATCGTACCCAAAACCCCAATATCGTTGCGCTTGCCCTTAGATTTTGTTTGTTTGGGAGAGGAGACTGAAAAAATAGCTTTTGAGGTATCACCATCAGATGGTGTGGTTACGGCCGATGTGGCTACAGGATTAAACGGTGGCGTTGTGCAAGAAGACGGCAAGTTTATGTTTGATGCCAATGCCGTTAGCGAATCGTTGCACGGTACCGAAATAAAATTCAAGGTTAACGACCAATTTACCGATGCACGAATTACCGTGTTTAAAAAACCAGATTTCGATTTTACAGCTTCAGAGCCCACATTCTTTAAAGATAATACCATTGCCAGGGTAACCTTCACCTTAAAAGACGAAAAGTTACCAAACGATGTGATTTTTGAATGGGATTTTGGTGATGATTCCCTGCCGGATAACAGCAACGAAGAAAACCCCAAACACGTTTATCAATTGAATCTTGGAGAGGATGGCAGCCAAACCTTTAAGGTGGCATTGACTGTAACCAATGGCCGATGCAGCCATACCGTTGAGCACGATGTTACCATAGCACCGGTTATTTTTGAATTGAATATTCCTAATGAAATATGCCTAACTGGAGGAGAAAACGGAGATACTGCTATACCTTTTGAAATTAAACCAGAAGATGCCACGGTTAAACTTGCAAAACCAGTTGAACGGGTAACCATAAAAGAAAACAACTTGATTTTACAGGCCGGATTTAAAGCGTTTAACACACCCATCCGGTTTACGGTAAACGGGCAAGCGGTCAGCAGTGAGTGTGTTGTTCGCATCAGTCCGCAAGTGCGTATTATTTTACCACCACGAGAAAAACTGGTAATCAATGCCGCCTCAGATAGGATTGATGTGCCTTTTAGAATACATAATCTAAATGAGTTTAGCGAAAATACCCAAACATACTCATGGGACTTTGGCGATGGCGGCAAAAGCACACTTAAAAACCCAAGGCATGTTTACAGGGCGCCGAGAAATGCTGAAAACGGGCAGGTTTTATCTTTCGACGTCAGTCTTAATATTAGTAGCAAAGCCTGTGGTACCAAAACCTTTAAAACCAAAGTGAACATAAGGGTACAACGATTAATTTAA
- a CDS encoding contractile injection system tape measure protein translates to MRETTHIINKVFLEVNTNSSQQAFALKDNLNVFLKQQLFPMIERYFENKNTVLSGDTLRLDKIEIEINHADINNLYNLKNKIFNTFKAKVESEIKNVVNHAEDQNELVILSKSKSKQDAFLHFLQTGNKPWWQTNIANLFDENGVEAMISETGFSSQLKWVLADSTVRQRLINQFNDAVLTRLFSNSKSKKTKAKHKIFSILERSSKIRNTFWMAILKTYTGKKDSVKIMLDALKSNKTIDLKQVEAIENFASEILNMPLKKKKPIEPSNEKDVFLKTNETEEQEVKEQEKEKEVESEKSHYLNNAGLVLMHPFLKQFFINAKLADSKGKLIDSEKEKAVHLLHYLCTKQEQQLESELVLEKFLCGYPLNQTMQRFIMLPKELKLMAEEVLQSAITHWNALKNTSPDGLRTGFLQREGKLIVEHKTCKIIVERKAQDVLLDKIPWNVHLIKLPWLDNLIFVEW, encoded by the coding sequence ATGCGGGAGACAACACACATAATCAATAAGGTTTTTCTTGAGGTAAATACCAACTCAAGCCAACAGGCCTTTGCTCTAAAAGATAATCTTAATGTGTTTTTAAAACAGCAGTTGTTTCCTATGATTGAGCGGTATTTCGAAAACAAGAACACGGTTTTATCGGGTGACACGTTACGACTTGATAAAATTGAAATTGAAATAAACCATGCCGATATTAACAATTTGTACAATCTGAAAAACAAAATTTTCAATACGTTCAAAGCTAAAGTGGAATCCGAAATTAAAAACGTCGTAAATCATGCCGAAGACCAAAACGAATTGGTAATCCTATCAAAAAGCAAAAGCAAACAAGATGCATTTTTGCATTTTCTGCAAACCGGAAACAAGCCCTGGTGGCAAACCAATATAGCTAACCTATTTGACGAAAATGGTGTTGAAGCCATGATTTCAGAAACAGGCTTTTCTTCACAATTAAAATGGGTTTTAGCCGATAGCACAGTAAGGCAAAGGCTGATAAATCAATTTAACGATGCGGTTTTAACACGGCTTTTTTCAAATTCAAAATCAAAAAAAACAAAAGCTAAACACAAGATATTTAGTATCTTAGAGAGGAGTTCGAAAATTAGAAATACGTTTTGGATGGCTATTCTTAAAACATACACGGGTAAAAAAGATTCTGTTAAAATCATGCTTGATGCATTAAAATCCAATAAAACCATCGATTTAAAGCAGGTTGAAGCCATTGAAAACTTTGCAAGTGAAATACTAAATATGCCTTTAAAGAAGAAAAAACCAATTGAGCCTTCTAATGAAAAGGACGTGTTTTTAAAAACAAATGAAACTGAAGAACAAGAAGTAAAAGAACAAGAAAAAGAAAAAGAGGTAGAATCAGAAAAAAGCCATTACCTAAACAACGCTGGACTGGTGCTTATGCATCCCTTTTTAAAGCAGTTTTTTATAAATGCAAAACTAGCAGACTCTAAAGGTAAGTTGATAGATTCCGAAAAAGAAAAAGCTGTGCATTTGCTACATTATTTGTGTACAAAACAAGAACAACAGTTGGAAAGCGAACTGGTATTGGAAAAATTTTTATGCGGCTATCCTTTAAACCAAACCATGCAACGTTTTATAATGTTGCCAAAAGAATTAAAACTCATGGCAGAGGAGGTGCTGCAATCTGCCATAACACATTGGAACGCTCTAAAAAACACATCGCCCGATGGGTTGCGAACGGGTTTTTTACAACGCGAAGGCAAATTGATAGTTGAACATAAAACCTGCAAAATTATTGTGGAGCGTAAAGCACAAGATGTTCTATTGGATAAAATACCTTGGAATGTCCACCTTATAAAACTGCCCTGGCTTGATAATTTAATATTTGTAGAATGGTAA
- a CDS encoding phage baseplate protein yields the protein MSKDCNHNNILLKRNGTSQGQRRIDALSPDTVKLHDLSIEDWMAFAHAFAENVNYFDTETHITDGNWQRFFVEKEAIQNLLLEAETNKDLNPHLTLFVCFLRLMELSQNRLNNLSKRHLDFYYKEVLKLSNKQAVPDKVHLLFELAKNASDVRVEAGTATDAGKDANGNKRIYKTQNELIVNSAKVSALKNVLHKQGTGVKYSEIANSFDGLGGDFPDDNVTWWPFGHPNFKDSDGFPNLPNAKLGFAIASPILLLKEGLRTITFSITFGSNLPSAPSKKISDNVFEVLLSGEAEWISAPIDTVNSSVEKNTLKLVVEIPEATDPIVPYDKTVLLENFTSANPIARFLFKTGDDEFGYDFYEFLSGAIVTEIKIDVDVKNMQDIVLENDLGRLDASKPFFPFGPQPVRDSKFYIGCQEALNKPWTEVKIDMQWKDTPLYESASENDHFREHYLAYRKGHLKNLSKNTYTLSTDDSPDTIDDSDLIVPDSDAFKINLEVLAQKNWDQKITAGTLFNQNENGSYSSNFTISSTQDGSSGKGSKTVSKPKKTKGSGFMERIAGFGKLRNSTVHNDFLKVFNNSFFDFRDAISEGVSGLFDNPIQQESFSSNAKKGFIRIALLQSFLHDFFPRIYAIALSKKEEEKALIPNEPYTPLAESISIDYKASVSKTFNLSATSDSLKQNLGNYLDESLELFHEHPFGQSEQHIYLKTKHEFLGTKTQCTLVPKCDKGALFIGLENVKQLQQIALLIQVLEGSENPEYEGEQTYQGNEKQGWYILSQDEWKPLNNDFIVSNNTDNFLKSGIVKVSIPKEATSNNNRIPGDLFWIKVTNTKAFDAVCQLVNIHTQAEVAEFYNNDNEFSHLENGLPEKTISKLVERKATLKGVTQPYSSFDGVPKETDTQFYRRVSERLRHKQRAITIWDYEQLILQQFPKIYKVNCLKHTFGDSELAPGFVTVIAIPNIINQNIFDVYKPRISKAKRNEIQSFINGLNTLHVDAFVENPMYQEVKIALKVKFYEGKDESFYKKQLQKDISKFLAPWAYEETAEINFGLTLHESVVIYYIEQLDYVDYIKDFELLEETNKTDNQGEVIFNPVRAVVPANQKVILTSVKYEKHVVETISTNECVTT from the coding sequence ATGAGTAAAGATTGCAACCATAACAACATCCTTTTAAAGCGAAACGGGACTAGCCAGGGCCAAAGGCGCATTGATGCGCTCAGTCCAGATACCGTAAAGCTTCACGATTTGAGCATCGAGGATTGGATGGCGTTTGCTCATGCGTTTGCAGAAAACGTTAATTATTTTGATACTGAAACCCATATTACAGATGGAAACTGGCAACGATTTTTTGTTGAAAAGGAGGCTATTCAAAATCTTTTATTGGAAGCGGAAACGAACAAAGACTTAAATCCGCATCTCACATTATTCGTTTGTTTTTTAAGACTGATGGAGTTAAGTCAAAATCGCTTGAACAATCTTTCAAAAAGACATCTTGATTTTTATTATAAAGAAGTCCTTAAACTCAGCAATAAACAAGCGGTACCAGATAAAGTGCATCTGCTTTTTGAGTTGGCTAAAAATGCTTCGGATGTTAGGGTTGAAGCAGGCACCGCAACCGATGCCGGTAAAGATGCCAATGGTAACAAAAGAATCTATAAAACCCAAAACGAACTCATTGTTAATAGTGCCAAGGTAAGCGCATTAAAAAACGTATTGCATAAACAAGGTACTGGTGTTAAATATTCTGAAATCGCCAATTCCTTTGATGGATTGGGAGGCGATTTCCCTGACGATAACGTTACTTGGTGGCCGTTCGGTCATCCCAATTTTAAAGATTCGGACGGGTTTCCCAACCTTCCAAATGCCAAATTGGGTTTTGCCATAGCATCGCCCATATTATTGCTAAAAGAAGGATTGCGAACCATTACCTTCAGCATCACTTTTGGTTCCAATTTACCGTCCGCACCATCAAAAAAAATATCCGATAACGTTTTTGAGGTGTTGCTCAGTGGCGAAGCAGAATGGATTTCCGCTCCAATTGATACGGTTAATTCTTCCGTAGAAAAAAACACTTTAAAACTGGTTGTTGAAATTCCCGAGGCCACCGACCCCATTGTACCTTACGATAAAACTGTTCTACTGGAAAATTTTACATCGGCAAACCCCATAGCCCGATTTTTGTTTAAAACCGGCGATGATGAATTTGGTTATGATTTTTATGAATTTTTAAGCGGAGCCATTGTAACCGAAATTAAAATTGATGTGGATGTAAAAAACATGCAGGATATTGTGCTTGAAAACGATTTGGGCCGCTTGGACGCATCGAAACCTTTTTTTCCATTTGGGCCACAGCCTGTTAGGGATTCTAAATTTTATATCGGTTGCCAAGAGGCATTGAATAAACCGTGGACTGAGGTTAAGATTGACATGCAATGGAAGGACACGCCGCTTTACGAAAGCGCATCTGAAAACGACCATTTCAGGGAGCATTATTTGGCCTATCGAAAAGGCCATCTTAAAAATCTATCTAAAAATACTTATACGCTGAGTACCGATGATTCACCGGATACTATTGATGATAGTGATTTGATTGTACCAGATTCAGACGCCTTTAAAATCAATTTGGAAGTGCTTGCACAAAAAAATTGGGACCAAAAAATTACGGCCGGCACATTATTTAACCAAAACGAAAACGGCAGTTATAGTTCTAATTTTACAATTTCGAGCACACAGGATGGCAGTTCGGGCAAGGGGTCAAAAACAGTTTCAAAACCAAAAAAAACAAAAGGGAGCGGTTTTATGGAGCGCATTGCCGGATTCGGCAAGTTGCGAAACAGTACCGTTCACAACGATTTTTTAAAGGTTTTCAATAATTCTTTTTTCGATTTTAGGGATGCTATTTCCGAAGGTGTATCGGGGCTTTTCGATAACCCGATCCAGCAAGAAAGTTTTTCTTCAAATGCCAAAAAGGGGTTTATCCGTATCGCTTTATTACAGTCTTTTCTGCATGATTTTTTTCCAAGAATATACGCCATAGCCTTATCTAAAAAAGAAGAGGAAAAAGCTTTGATTCCCAACGAACCCTATACGCCATTAGCAGAAAGTATCAGTATTGATTACAAAGCTTCGGTATCCAAAACTTTTAATTTATCGGCAACTTCCGATAGTTTAAAACAAAATTTAGGCAATTATTTAGATGAGTCTTTGGAGCTGTTCCACGAACATCCGTTTGGGCAGTCCGAACAGCACATCTATTTAAAAACCAAACACGAATTTTTAGGCACAAAAACACAATGTACGTTGGTGCCAAAATGTGATAAAGGTGCTTTGTTTATAGGTCTTGAAAACGTCAAACAGCTTCAGCAAATAGCGTTATTAATACAAGTTTTAGAAGGTAGCGAAAACCCCGAATACGAGGGGGAGCAAACCTATCAAGGCAACGAAAAACAGGGTTGGTATATTTTAAGTCAGGACGAATGGAAACCGTTAAATAATGATTTTATAGTTTCTAACAACACCGATAATTTTCTGAAATCGGGCATCGTAAAAGTGTCCATTCCAAAAGAGGCCACGAGCAACAATAATCGAATTCCGGGAGATTTATTTTGGATAAAAGTAACCAACACCAAAGCCTTTGATGCGGTTTGCCAATTAGTAAACATCCACACCCAAGCCGAAGTGGCTGAATTTTACAACAACGATAATGAGTTTTCACATCTCGAAAACGGATTACCCGAAAAAACCATTTCGAAATTAGTGGAACGAAAGGCCACCTTAAAAGGCGTAACCCAACCCTACAGTTCGTTTGATGGGGTGCCCAAGGAAACCGATACCCAGTTTTATAGACGTGTTAGTGAGCGACTGCGCCACAAACAAAGGGCCATTACAATATGGGATTACGAGCAGTTAATTCTTCAGCAATTTCCAAAAATTTATAAAGTGAATTGTTTAAAGCACACCTTTGGCGATTCGGAGTTGGCACCAGGATTTGTAACTGTTATCGCCATCCCAAACATCATTAACCAAAATATTTTTGATGTTTATAAACCCCGAATCAGCAAAGCAAAACGTAACGAAATTCAAAGTTTTATCAACGGTTTAAACACGCTGCATGTTGATGCCTTTGTGGAAAATCCCATGTATCAAGAAGTTAAAATTGCATTGAAAGTGAAATTTTATGAAGGAAAGGACGAGAGCTTTTACAAAAAACAACTGCAAAAAGACATTTCGAAATTCTTGGCGCCATGGGCTTACGAAGAAACCGCCGAAATCAATTTTGGGCTAACATTGCACGAAAGCGTCGTGATTTATTACATCGAGCAATTGGATTATGTCGATTATATAAAAGATTTCGAATTGCTCGAAGAAACCAATAAAACCGATAATCAGGGCGAAGTGATATTTAATCCGGTGCGTGCCGTGGTGCCCGCCAATCAAAAAGTGATTTTAACCTCTGTAAAATATGAAAAACATGTTGTTGAAACGATAAGCACGAACGAATGTGTAACGACTTAA
- a CDS encoding eCIS core domain-containing protein → MKMFRRYKERATDTSHTPFIQPKLNIGKPGDKYEVEADAMANKVVNGKGGDAIQKAEGTEEELQQKPLAASISPLVQMQSEETSEEENIQAKCTDCEQEEQVQRVEEEEESLQMKTEQSSSAKSNIEASLKKSKGSGQKLSQPVKQTMENGFGADFSHVNIHTDNQAIQMSKRIKAQAFTHGNDIYFNKGKYNPSSRSGKHLLAHELTHTIQQKGMVQKKIQKLSYGSGSAPHTDYSAVPKNEKGRIDKAMGIVKKIANSQKKYPVCHNFFKDNTPSGTSKTLKEVFDRTHVWFDKDNSVYGSSIVPNDLAYTSETWRWGRWSLAGMFIHEMMHLAGQDNEATNDLATKKCRLPDIQEFKDIRK, encoded by the coding sequence ATGAAAATGTTTAGACGTTATAAAGAACGAGCAACCGACACATCGCACACACCGTTTATTCAACCCAAATTGAATATTGGCAAACCCGGTGATAAATATGAAGTTGAGGCAGATGCCATGGCTAATAAAGTGGTAAATGGCAAAGGTGGCGATGCCATCCAAAAAGCAGAAGGCACAGAAGAAGAGTTACAGCAAAAACCATTGGCGGCATCAATTTCGCCTTTGGTACAAATGCAGTCTGAAGAAACTTCGGAAGAAGAAAACATACAAGCTAAATGTACCGATTGCGAACAGGAGGAACAAGTGCAGCGCGTAGAAGAAGAGGAAGAAAGTTTACAAATGAAAACAGAGCAATCTAGCAGTGCTAAAAGCAATATTGAGGCTTCATTAAAAAAATCTAAAGGAAGCGGGCAAAAGCTTTCGCAACCAGTCAAACAAACCATGGAAAACGGTTTTGGTGCCGATTTTAGTCATGTAAATATCCACACGGATAATCAAGCCATTCAAATGAGCAAACGAATCAAAGCCCAGGCGTTTACCCACGGCAACGATATTTATTTTAATAAAGGTAAATACAATCCATCATCACGGTCAGGCAAGCATTTGTTGGCTCACGAGCTAACGCATACCATTCAGCAAAAAGGCATGGTGCAAAAAAAAATACAAAAACTCTCTTACGGAAGTGGCAGTGCACCTCATACCGATTACAGTGCGGTGCCTAAAAATGAAAAAGGCAGAATTGATAAAGCCATGGGCATCGTAAAAAAAATAGCAAATAGCCAAAAAAAATATCCGGTGTGCCATAATTTCTTTAAAGACAATACCCCGAGTGGTACCTCAAAAACACTTAAAGAAGTTTTTGATAGGACGCATGTTTGGTTTGATAAAGACAATTCCGTTTACGGTTCGAGCATCGTTCCAAACGATTTAGCCTACACCTCAGAAACTTGGCGATGGGGGCGGTGGTCTCTTGCCGGTATGTTTATTCACGAAATGATGCACCTCGCCGGACAAGATAACGAAGCCACCAACGATTTGGCTACCAAAAAATGCAGGCTTCCCGACATTCAGGAATTTAAAGATATAAGAAAATAA